In Clupea harengus chromosome 13, Ch_v2.0.2, whole genome shotgun sequence, one DNA window encodes the following:
- the LOC105912522 gene encoding C1q-related factor-like, whose protein sequence is MLNMKTPGAVLLLLWSGLVVVAAESGDLQDEATGADPAYPQQNSLSEVHAGLREMAALMEEQREEFRLAKAQIEKLKKANAACPPRVVFSTSFAVVDDKHIGPFDTDTPLVFDFIFINIGNAYNSKTGVFTAPVKGVYQFSYHIFAGGDNGAGAKLHKNGQHVVSAYHHKAPHDINTSQGVSLLLKVGDKVALILEKGWWVAAYTAHPTTFSGNLLFPK, encoded by the exons ATGCTGAACATGAAGACTCCtggtgctgtgctgctgttgctgtggtctggtctggttgtggTTGCAGCAGAGAGTGGAGACCTCCAGGATGAAGCTACAGGTGCAGACCCTGCCTACCCCCAACAGAACTCCCTGTCTGAGGTGCATGCTGGTCTGAGAGAGATGGCAGCTCtgatggaggagcagagagaggagttcAGACTTGCTAAAGCACAAATAGAGAAACTGAAGAAAGCAAATGCAG CGTGTCCCCCTAGGGTggtcttctccacctccttcgCAGTGGTAGACGACAAACACATCGGACCCTTCGACACAGACACCCCCCTTGTCTTCGACTTCATATTCATCAACATCGGCAACGCCTACAACTCTAAGACAG GCGTCTTCACGGCTCCCGTGAAAGGAGTGTACCAGTTTAGCTACCACATCTTTGCCGGAGGCGATAACGGAGCTGGAGCCAAACTCCACAAAAACGGCCAGCACGTGGTGTCCGCCTACCACCACAAAGCCCCCCACGACATCAACACCTCCCAAGGGGTGTCCCTGCTGCTGAAGGTGGGCGATAAAGTGGCCTTGATTCTGGAGAAAGGGTGGTGGGTAGCTGCTTACACTGCTCACCCCACCACATTCAGCGGGAATCTCCTCTTCCCCAAGTGA
- the LOC105912518 gene encoding complement C1q-like protein 2 isoform X1 has translation MKTPGVVLLLLWSGLVVVAAESGRTNLQDEATVAATTQEKSKPDIHTALREMSALIAEQRVELRYTKTQMEAMETRLRASEDEIMNLQKRNEESKVSFSVSLEPNTNRYTGPFNTGTTLVYKHIITNIGNAYNSNTGFFTAPVKGVYDFSFYIYGQGNSNHMGAHLRRKGTNLVMAYTVLDRGFINSSNGVSVLLEVGDVVDVFLPANHRILDNTNHHSTFRGHLLFHV, from the exons ATGAAGACTCCTGGagttgtgctgctgttgctgtggtctggtctggttgtggTTGCAGCAGAGAGTGGACGCACAAATCTCCAGGATGAAGCTACAGTTGCAGCCACCACCCAAGAGAAAAGCAAGCCCGACATCCACACTGCGCTGAGAGAGATGAGCGCTCTGATAGCggagcagagagtggagctCAGATACACTAAGACACAAATGGAGGCcatggagaccagactgagGGCCAGTGAGGATGAAATAATGAATCTGCAGAAAAGGAATGAAG AGAGTAAAGTGTCTTTTTCAGTCTCACTGgaaccaaacacaaacagatacacaggaCCCTTCAATACTGGAACAACCCTGGTCTATAAACACATTATTACCAACATTGGCAATGCGTACAACTCCAACACAG GGTTCTTCACAGCTCCGGTGAAGGGAGTGTATGACTTCAGTTTTTACATCTATGGGCAAGGCAACTCAAACCACATGGGAGCACATCTCCGCAGGAAGGGGACAAACCTTGTGATGGCGTACACCGTACTTGACCGTGGCTTCATAAACTCCTCTAACGGTGTCAGTGTGCTGTtggaggtgggagatgtggTGGATGTTTTCCTGCCTGCCAATCATAGGATATTAGATAACACAAACCATCACAGCACCTTCAGAGGTCACCTGCTGTTCCACGTCTAA